One Verrucomicrobiales bacterium DNA window includes the following coding sequences:
- a CDS encoding CRTAC1 family protein yields MKTTPARLRHRRRGRDLLLLLPLILSARLLAAEGTNERPRLNPLGPTEGTLRALETNRIRQIQAAKEWQVFHDFQFSDQYERSGIRFEQTPVTDASKNYKAVHYDHGNGLAVADVDGDDLLDLYFINQVGSSQLWRNRGGGRFENITERAGVGLADKISVTASFADIDNDGRPDLFVTTVRNGNILFKNLGEGRFNDITEGSGLKVTRALHSSGATFFDFNRDGLLDLFVANVGSYTRNEKGPGGFYLARPDAFQGWQFPARSEQSVLYQNLGNGKFEDVSRKTGLEHRGWSGDATFCDLNQDGYPDLYVLSMSGDDKYYENDQGQRFVEKTAAYFPKTPWGSMGVKFFDYNLDGLMDLYITDMHSDMTSAQIKAGDLDLSPQFDKQKSDAWCSSEWTPAAWQSATNNILGNAFYRNQGRGEFVEISSKLGTETYWPWGVSVADLNADGYEDLFVTAGMGYPLRYAVNSVLLNERGERFVDSEYVVGVEPRRDQRIEKDFFTLDCSGEDKRHPLCFEKSGALTVVGSTSSRSSAAIDLDSDGDLDLVTSEWSDRPQVLISNLADKKSIRFLNVKLVGRPTGQGGSNRDALGALVKVHCGSKVYTRYHDGKSGYLSQSTMPLYFGLGEATRVDRIEISWPSGKQQVLREPQRLNTLLTIAEEP; encoded by the coding sequence ATGAAAACCACACCCGCTAGGTTACGTCACCGCCGCCGGGGCCGGGACCTCCTCCTCCTCCTCCCGCTGATCCTTTCCGCCCGCCTCCTGGCGGCCGAAGGGACCAACGAAAGACCCCGCCTGAACCCGCTGGGCCCGACGGAAGGCACTCTCCGTGCCCTGGAGACCAACCGCATCCGCCAGATCCAGGCCGCGAAAGAATGGCAGGTCTTCCACGACTTTCAGTTCAGCGACCAATACGAACGTAGCGGAATCCGCTTTGAGCAAACGCCGGTGACCGACGCCTCCAAGAACTACAAGGCCGTGCACTATGATCACGGAAATGGACTGGCGGTGGCCGACGTCGACGGCGACGACCTGCTCGATCTCTATTTCATCAATCAAGTAGGGAGCAGCCAGCTGTGGCGAAACCGGGGAGGCGGACGATTCGAGAACATCACCGAAAGGGCGGGAGTCGGACTGGCGGACAAGATTAGCGTCACAGCATCCTTTGCGGACATAGATAACGATGGCCGGCCGGATCTATTCGTCACAACGGTGCGAAATGGCAACATCCTTTTCAAAAACCTCGGGGAGGGAAGATTCAATGACATCACCGAAGGTTCAGGGCTCAAAGTGACCCGGGCGCTCCATTCGTCCGGCGCGACCTTCTTCGATTTCAACCGGGATGGATTACTCGATCTGTTCGTTGCCAACGTCGGCAGCTATACCCGGAATGAAAAAGGGCCCGGCGGCTTTTATCTGGCCCGGCCCGACGCTTTTCAAGGCTGGCAGTTTCCCGCACGAAGTGAGCAGAGCGTCTTGTACCAAAACTTGGGCAACGGCAAATTTGAGGATGTTTCGCGAAAGACCGGCCTGGAACATCGAGGGTGGAGCGGTGACGCCACGTTCTGTGACCTGAATCAGGATGGTTACCCTGACTTGTATGTACTGAGCATGTCGGGCGACGACAAATACTATGAAAACGACCAGGGCCAGCGCTTCGTAGAAAAAACGGCCGCCTACTTTCCCAAAACTCCCTGGGGCTCCATGGGGGTTAAATTCTTCGATTATAACCTGGATGGCCTGATGGATCTCTACATCACGGACATGCACTCCGACATGACCTCCGCGCAAATCAAGGCAGGAGACCTTGATCTGTCGCCCCAGTTCGACAAACAAAAGAGCGACGCCTGGTGCTCTTCCGAATGGACACCAGCAGCCTGGCAAAGCGCGACCAACAACATCCTCGGAAACGCGTTCTACCGAAACCAAGGCCGCGGAGAGTTCGTGGAGATCTCCTCCAAGCTGGGAACAGAAACCTATTGGCCCTGGGGAGTGAGCGTCGCCGACCTAAACGCGGACGGATACGAAGACCTTTTCGTAACCGCCGGAATGGGCTACCCGTTGCGCTATGCCGTCAATTCCGTGCTGCTCAATGAGCGCGGAGAACGCTTCGTGGATAGTGAGTATGTAGTGGGAGTGGAACCCCGCCGCGATCAGCGGATTGAGAAAGACTTTTTTACGCTCGATTGCTCAGGCGAGGACAAAAGGCATCCGCTGTGCTTCGAAAAAAGTGGGGCCTTAACGGTGGTCGGCTCCACCAGCTCCCGCTCCTCGGCAGCCATCGACCTCGATTCAGACGGGGATCTAGATCTGGTTACGAGCGAGTGGAGCGACCGTCCTCAGGTGTTGATCAGCAACTTGGCTGATAAGAAATCGATTCGTTTCTTGAACGTGAAACTCGTGGGACGGCCCACCGGCCAAGGCGGCTCGAATCGTGATGCCCTCGGTGCCCTGGTGAAGGTGCACTGCGGCTCGAAGGTCTACACGCGCTATCACGATGGCAAATCGGGTTACCTCTCCCAGAGCACCATGCCGCTCTACTTCGGGCTGGGCGAAGCCACTCGAGTCGATCGCATCGAGATCTCCTGGCCCTCAGGCAAGCAGCAGGTTCTGAGGGAACCACAACGGCTGAACACTCTGCTGACTATTGCTGAGGAGCCGTAG
- a CDS encoding formylglycine-generating enzyme family protein — protein sequence MKSPSSSSRLAHLSIQLAWAALVLLSQSGCDRNTSSPTTKTEIKLTPTTNMVPIKAGTFTRLKFPVTITHDFWMAKYEVTQWEFASVLTNNPSHFTGDSNRPVEKVTLLAANSYCSAITQRERAAGRLPANYEYRLPTEAEWEYACLAGSTNRFSFSEEPGVAEKYAWTAENSDAITHPVGLKLPNAWGLHDMHGNVWEWCSDWFEPYPPAPLTDPVGPDSGKYKVFKGGGWNQDLEFARSANRFMMSPSNGIHFVGFRVALSPIKPPPTRPNPLLP from the coding sequence ATGAAAAGCCCTAGTTCATCTTCACGACTGGCACACCTCTCAATCCAGCTGGCCTGGGCCGCTTTGGTGCTTTTGTCCCAATCAGGCTGCGACCGAAACACTTCATCACCCACCACCAAAACGGAGATCAAGTTGACGCCGACCACCAACATGGTCCCCATCAAGGCCGGCACGTTCACCCGCCTAAAGTTTCCGGTCACGATCACCCACGACTTCTGGATGGCAAAATACGAAGTTACTCAATGGGAGTTCGCCTCGGTGCTCACCAACAACCCAAGCCATTTCACCGGCGATTCCAACCGGCCGGTCGAAAAGGTGACTCTGCTCGCGGCCAATAGCTACTGCAGCGCAATCACTCAACGCGAACGCGCCGCGGGCCGGCTCCCGGCGAACTACGAATACCGCTTACCCACGGAAGCGGAGTGGGAATATGCTTGTCTGGCCGGCTCAACGAATCGGTTCAGCTTCAGCGAGGAGCCGGGCGTTGCGGAGAAGTATGCCTGGACCGCCGAGAACAGCGATGCGATCACGCATCCCGTAGGTTTGAAGCTACCCAATGCCTGGGGCCTTCACGACATGCATGGCAACGTATGGGAGTGGTGCTCAGATTGGTTCGAGCCTTACCCTCCGGCGCCACTGACCGACCCCGTTGGACCGGACTCCGGTAAATACAAGGTTTTCAAAGGAGGAGGATGGAATCAGGATCTGGAATTCGCCCGCTCGGCCAACCGATTCATGATGTCACCCTCCAATGGCATCCATTTCGTCGGCTTCCGAGTCGCCCTCAGCCCGATCAAACCTCCGCCCACCCGGCCCAACCCACTCCTCCCATGA
- a CDS encoding right-handed parallel beta-helix repeat-containing protein, which produces MKSFPLLVLGCWVLAGGGLDAAIRLADDGYHVYPGDEIQEALQQAATNLIQKVVRVHEGEYRPSSKRQALIWFNKMHDGIRLEAVGRVTLLASNPLLALPSEPAFPAVVNHIVYFGDGVTSNTVLRGFRLTGANGFVTKAQTRQMEPNVTILKNYFFYSDGGAVKVFGRSYPRLQNLEIVDNYTSPCGAGISVQHQGFSQQPVLIENCVFFRNRAQGTGSAVDLLAGSSASLVNCLFVGNISNTGEDPVAKASGERPFVNSGVMTIFWNSHAVVRNCTFTGNRNGVDDMGGASQYLNCIFADNRLDAGLKGYGRYELAVNAGGKVSGCVFNGLIHDVTGVVAGGGNATNAPSPRFDAAFVPQAPEYQKAGYRPLLPVAGTPAPAGPP; this is translated from the coding sequence ATGAAGAGTTTCCCACTCCTAGTACTGGGCTGTTGGGTTCTGGCCGGTGGAGGGTTGGATGCTGCCATCCGCCTGGCCGACGATGGCTACCACGTCTATCCCGGCGACGAAATACAGGAGGCGCTGCAGCAGGCAGCCACGAACCTCATTCAGAAGGTCGTTCGCGTGCATGAAGGGGAGTACCGACCGAGTAGCAAACGCCAGGCCCTCATCTGGTTTAACAAGATGCATGATGGTATCCGTTTGGAGGCAGTGGGGAGAGTTACCCTCCTAGCGTCCAATCCGTTGCTGGCGCTGCCCTCGGAACCGGCCTTCCCAGCGGTGGTGAACCACATTGTGTATTTTGGCGACGGCGTCACCTCGAACACGGTGTTGAGGGGCTTTCGTCTGACGGGGGCGAACGGTTTTGTGACCAAAGCGCAGACCAGGCAGATGGAGCCCAATGTCACGATTCTCAAGAACTACTTTTTTTATTCCGACGGTGGTGCAGTCAAAGTGTTTGGCCGGTCGTATCCCAGACTTCAGAACCTTGAGATTGTGGATAACTACACCAGCCCTTGTGGAGCGGGCATTTCAGTTCAACATCAGGGCTTCAGCCAGCAGCCGGTGCTGATTGAGAATTGCGTTTTCTTTCGAAACCGCGCCCAGGGCACGGGCTCTGCCGTCGATCTGTTGGCGGGCAGCTCTGCCAGCCTGGTTAATTGCCTATTCGTGGGCAACATCTCCAACACCGGAGAGGATCCGGTGGCCAAGGCTTCCGGGGAACGGCCCTTCGTGAACAGCGGTGTCATGACCATCTTTTGGAATTCGCATGCCGTGGTGCGCAATTGCACCTTTACGGGTAACCGCAACGGGGTCGACGACATGGGGGGCGCCAGCCAATATCTCAACTGCATTTTCGCCGACAATCGCCTCGATGCAGGCCTTAAGGGGTATGGTCGCTACGAGTTGGCGGTGAATGCGGGTGGGAAGGTGTCAGGGTGCGTGTTCAACGGCCTGATTCATGACGTGACCGGCGTGGTAGCGGGGGGTGGAAATGCAACCAACGCTCCATCTCCCCGGTTCGATGCCGCTTTTGTCCCTCAAGCCCCCGAATATCAGAAGGCGGGCTACCGTCCCCTCCTGCCGGTTGCTGGCACGCCTGCGCCCGCCGGCCCGCCTTGA